From the Paraflavitalea soli genome, the window GGCAAATCCCAGGGCCATATACTCCGGAATATTGCCTGCCCCTTCGTAATGTTTCAGGAGCAAGGGTATGTTCCGCATTTTCATTTTAGAGGAATATTGAACAGTGATGCTCAACCACAGGTGTTCAATATATGGGTTACGGTACCTGTCCAGTACTTTAAAGGCAAAGTCCTTGGCGGTTGGTACTGAAATGCTTTCACTGGCAACAGCAGGTACCATTTCCTGTAACATCAGGGTACCGATATAAGCGGTGAAGATGGCATCATCCATGGCACTCTTCACCGTGGGGAAGCCTGCGAGGTGGGCCAGCCCGCAGCTAAAGGTATGAGAACCGTTGAGTAAACGCAATTTTAACTCCCGGAAAATATTGATGTCTGGTGCAATGACGACCCCGGGGTCGGCCTTACTGAAAGAAAGAATATCCTTTACCCGGTCATTGTCAGATTCGATGGCCCAGAGGCGATAAACCTCAGACATGATCATTAGTTCATCGCGGTAGCCATTATCGGCCTCCATCTGCTGGTGCTGAACGGCTGGCAGCTTGCCGGGCACGATACGATCTACCAATGAATTACAAAAGTAATTATGTGTTTCGAGCCAGTCGAGGAAGGCTGTTTCCAGGCCATTTTGGTGAGCGAGCTCTAATACGATGGCTTCCAGTTTTTTACCATTATCAGGAATCAATTCCGTCGGGATAATGACCATTCCTTTGGAGCTGTCGCCCTGGAATACCTTGAAACGCTGGTAGAGGAAGGCCAGGAGCTTACCGGGGAATGATTCGGGCGGTGAAGCATGTACATTATCTTTTATTAACGTGATGCCCACTTCGGTGGTATTGGATATGATGAGCTGCATGTCGGGATTGGCTGCACATTTGAGTATTTCATCCCAATCACTTTTGGCAGCCAGTACCCGGCTGATGGAGGCGTTCAGTATCTTCTCTTCTACTTTCTTACCATTCTCAATACCCTGAACGCATTGCGTATACAGGCCATCCTGATCGGCAAAAGCATCGGTAGCTCCATTGCCGGTTGATTTTACGACCACAATGCGGCCATTGAATAGGCCTTGCTTATTGGCTTTGTCAATAAAATAATCGGGCAGTCCGCGCAAGAGTACGCCGGTACCAAATTGCAATACCTTTTCAGGCAGCTCAAAATAACCGGCAGCAGGCAGGTTAATGCCCGCAGCTTTAATGTTGGAGAGTGTTTGTTTAGACAGGTTCATCGCGTTTCTTGTTTATAACTATGCTTTATTTTACAATTTCCAGCGGTCGCCAAATACCCAGGCGGCGTTGATGTTCTTTGCTATTATTCCTTCCGGCAAATTGTTGGCATACCAGGCAAAATCATTACCGCCCTGCCGGTGGCAGTTGTAATAATAGATGCGTTCTCCCCATTGAATGCTGTTGCTGGTAGCCACCCGGTAAATCGGTTTATCGGCCATGTTCTGTGCAAAGGAGCAGTTGACCAGGAAGAATTGTGCATCGCGGTGATAACGACCCAACCTGAATCCATCATATCCTTCAAAGGAACAATTGTACAATACTGTTTTAGCATCTGCCATCCGTGAGCCATCGTGCCAGATAGCCGCATCACCCCCATGGGCTTTGAACCGGCAATTCTCCGCATAAGCCCAGCCGCGGGGGCAATAAAGATCTACTCCTCCTTCCATCACGCAGTCTTTAAAATAGAATAGCCCGTTCTCTATATTCCAGGGGCTCATGGTATCACCACCCCAGGCTTTAAAGTGACAGGCAATAGCCTGGAAACGGGTGGCATTCATGGTTCGGACGGCCATCTGGTGACTACCCTTACCTATCTTTTTCTGCCGGTGAATGGTGTCGATGGGGCAGGCAATAAGCGTATCCTGTTTCCAGTCAAACCCATAACTATTGGTAACAGTGAGGTTTTTGAGCGTAACGTCGTTGCCATCAATATTGAGTGTTGCTACACCCCAATCATCATTGTGTAGGCAGCGCCAGGCATCGCGGGCGATGGAAGCTGTGATGATGGTAACATCCATGCCTTCCCCTTCAAAGATGATATTGTGTTTCTCGATATAGACTTTCTCGTTGTAAACACCTCTTTTGATGTGTATGATGCGCGGGCGGGCAGCCTCAGCAGGCAGGCTGTTGATAGCAGACTGGATGGTCTTAAAATGACCTTTACCATCGGGTGAGACAATGATGGGTTGGGAGGTCTGTGCAAAAAGAGCTGGTGAAATGATCAGCAGAACGAGGATATACAAGCTACACCACACAAGGTACCCTGCATGAGACGGGGTATCGGTGATCTTCCTTGTCGCCCTACGTATAACTTCACATTTTTTCATCTACACTTTTTACTGCTTATTTACTTTGCTCACTTCTTCCACCTTCTGTATTCTATATTCTGTATCCTGTATTCTCTATTTCACATTTCCAATCAGCCATTTCACGAGGTCAGTAGCTGCTTTGTAGTTCTCAAATTCAGCCGGCAGTTTCCGGCCATCCACATATTCATTGTAGAACCAGGGATCACCTACGGCAAATACGGTTCCTTTGCCATACTTGCTGACTGCCATAACAATATCCTTCCCACTGGCATCTTTGAATACGGCGGTAGCTGGTTGTTTCAGTTCCAGGCTACTGTATTCCTTGATGTAGATCTTCTTCGATGTTTTGAATATCGCATCCTGCGTTGTCGGATAAAAGGCCCCCTGCTCGTATTGATTGCCCTGTACCCGGTTCAAACTATTCTCATTGAAATGAATGCCAAAGGCAGCACCCAACTGGTTCCAGTGTTCAAACTCTGCATTGCCCGAATCATTGCCCATGAGCAGGAGCACACCACCCGCCTTTACCCAATCGCTGATGGCTTTTACATCCTGGGGCTGTATGAAGTGGGGGTCCGGTGATTCTTTTTTGGTATCCGGATCAACAATAACGTAAATGGAAGCCCCCTTCAGGTTTTGCGCAGTAGGCGCTGTTTCCAGGGAAGCGGTCTTCATACCATGTATGCGGAAGATATCGCCCAGCATGGCAAAGCCACCGTAGGTTTTATCATCCCAGGTATAGTGAAAACGCACCTGCGTACCCGTAGCATCTTTTTTCCATTCATTGTTGAACCAATAGTCGAGCAATACCGTCTTTCCTTTTCCCAATGCCAGGGTGGGCAGCATTTCAGCTTCCACGGCACACTGAATAAAGGCGCCTATTCCTTTGGGATCATTAACGATAACGGGCTCGCTCATATAGTAAGCAAAGCTGCCATCGCGGTAAGGATTGCCGCCAAGGCCAGATACTTTTACAGTGCCTTTCAGGTTGGTTTGTCCGCTGGCATCTGTTTCTATAAATGTTTTAGTGAGACCGGCATATCCTTTTTGTACGGCTGTCAAATAAGTAGCGGGCAGGTAACCATTGCGCATACCTTTTGCCAGGGCATATATGAGCATGGAGGAAGCAGAGGCTTCCAGGTAATTGCCTTTTTCATTGGGCATGTCGACGATATCATACCACACACCGGATTTGGGGTCCTGTACTTTTACGACTGCCTTTGCAAAGCGGTTGAGAATGGAGATGATGGTATCGCGACCGGGATGATTGGCCGGAAAGTGATCCAGCGCATCTACCATGGCCATACCATACCAACCGAGTGCACGGGCCCAGAAGTGGGGAGAAAGACCAGTCGTCTTATTGGCCCATTTCTGCTGCTTTGATTCATCCCAGCCATGGTACAACAAACCGGTTTTGCTATCACGCGCATGACGTTCCATCAATACAAACTGACGGGTAATGTCATTGAAGGCTGTATCCTCATGGAATATTTTAGCGTATTCCGCATAAAAAGGTTGTCCCATATACAAGCCATCCAGCCACATTTGCGAAGGATAGATGTTCTTGTGCCAGAAACCACCTTCGGAAGTACGCGGGTGTGTACGGAGTTGATTGCGCAGCAGGTCGGCTGCCTTTTTGTATTTCTCTTTGCCTGTAACGCGGTAAAGAAAAAGGATCAGTTTCCCGTTGTTGATGTGATCAATATTGTATTCATCGGGGCGGTAGCCTTTGATGGTACCATCATCCTGCACAAAGAAGTCCATGCTGCGCTGGATATAATCGTAATAGCGCACATTGGCAGTAGCATTCCAGATGCCTTCCACCCCTTTGAGTATAACCCCCTGGTCGTAGCTCCAGCGGGCGGGGCGATCCGGTGTGAGTGCAAAAGAATCACTCCATATTTTCATAGCCGTGGCCGCCATTTCCTGTGACCACCTGGTGGCCGGTGTGCTGGACAGCTTTGTGCTGGTTTGGGCCCCCGATTGATTGACCAGGAGGACCAGTGAGCACGTGATACCAAGTAAGTGTTTCATATTTCGTGAATCGTTAACGCGCCCTGTGGCGGGGAATAGATTATTTTAAAGAGACGCTCTTTTCCGAAGCGCCGAATTCATATTGTATTTTCTGTTTGGCTTTGGAAGCATCGGTATTGGTAATGGCTATTTTACCGGTACGGTCGCCACCGATACGGAATAACAGGTCCGCCCCATCCTTGTAGAGGAGCTTATTAAAAGTAAGGTTATCGCTGTTAAGCACATCCACCACGGGATTGCTCTCTTTGGTAATAAGCGTAATGTTATTGAACGCAATACCGCTTGCCTCACTGCAATCAATGCCTTTATTGGCCTGTATAACCATGTTCTCCAGCCGGATGTTCTTAATGTGCATTTCAGGCAGACCACGGATGAAGATGCCTTTTTCTGCGCCATTGCAAACCACATTGCTCACATAGATGTCCCTGAATACAGGCGTGCCTTCTGTGACGGGCAACAGCTCTACTTTGGGCGCATCACGTTTTTCACCCGTCAGTGGTACGGGGTCTTTGGCCATGTAATACATATCGAACAGGATGGCCTCACCGGGAATATCTTTCATGTAGATATCTTTGATATAGATATTCTCCACTACTCCACCCCGTCCACGCGTGGTTTTGAACCGAAGGCCAATATCAGTACCTATGAAGGTGCAATTGCTTACATGAATATTGCGTGCCCCGCCACTCATTTCACTGCCCACCACAAAGCCGCCATGGGCGTGGTACACGATGCAGTTGCGAATGATAACATTCTCCGTAGGCATGCCTCTCTGGCGACCCGCCTCATCACGGCCACTTTTCATACACAGGGCGTCATCACCTACATCGAACGTGGAATTCTCGATGAGCACATTCTTACAGCTCTCCACATCAATACCATCGCCATTCTGGGCATACCAGGGGTTTTTGACAGTTACATTGCGCACAGTGAGGTGCTCACTCATAATGGGGTGCAGACACCAGGCAGGAGAATTTTGTATGATAACCCCTTCGAGGAGTATTTTTTTGCATCTGGTAAGCACCAGGAGGTTGGGGCGCAGGAAATCTTTCACAGAATCATAGAAGGCCGGTGTTTTACCGGGCTCTATTACCCCGGGATTCTTCAGCTGTGACCCTTTAAGGGCTTTTGCCGAAGGATACCAGGTACGCCCATCAGTACTGATACCGCCGGAGGCTACGAGTTTCTTCCACTGGCTTTCCGTCAGCTTATCTTTCTTCACCATTCTCCAGGCATCGCCATTGGCATCAATAATGCCGGAGCCGGTAATAGCAATGTTCTGTTGTCCTTCTGCAGAAATAGGCGATTGATTGCGCATCTGCGGCAGCCCTTCCCAGTTACCCTCCACAAGCGGATACTGGTTAAAATCGTCTGTAAACTGCAATACAGCTCCTTTTTGGAGATGCAGGTTCACATTGCTTTTCAGCACAATAGGGCCTGTATTCCATAAGCCGGCAGGGACCAACACTACGCCGCCGCCTTTTTTGTTGCAGGCATCTATTGCTTTGTTGATGGATACCGTATTGAGAGCAATACCGTCGGCTTTGCCGCCATATGTAAGAATGTTACATGTATCTTTTCGAAAGACAGGTGATTCAATTGTAGGCAGTACCTGCGCGGTGAGCTGGGTTCCTTGTAAAACAGCCGCTGCCAGAAAGGTCAAAACTGGTATGTGCAGGGAGGTCTTTTTCATCATGAACAGATCAATCGCACGGTTAATATTCATCAATAATTTAATTTGACAGGCATGAAAACTGTCCGGGCACGTGTACGTACCCAGTTTTCCACAACAATTGTAAACAGATATTCAGTATTAACGAACTCATTTCCATTGTTTTTTTACGCAAACGTTGCCGAAAGCGTTTTCGGATTTCAGAACCGGAAAACCGGCTCCCAGGTTTCGCGTCTTTCCCGCCTAAGTAATTGATAACCCCAAATTTCGGAAGCCCGGGGCATCGATCGGAAAGCCACAATAGCCGATCAGTAAGCCTGGTATTCATTGGGAGAGCAATAACGGCCAGGGAGACCGGCTTTTCGCCGGGCCTTGGCCGCGTTTGTTGGCTATATATCCTGGTACCCACCCGCTCAGGCTGTGTTCCGCCCGACACTCACAACCCGTAGCTCGTAGCTATTTCCCTGGTCGCAATACACCTCTGTTTTGTCGTTTTTACCCAGTTCCTGGTATTCTGGCCCGCCGTATGTTTGCTTTGTCAAACGAAAATCAAAAACACACTCTTCTAAAAAGTAATAACATGGAAACAAAGAACAGAACAGCAATCACGATCGAAGCAACAGTTAAAGCTCCTGTAGAAAAAGTATGGGAATATTTTAACGGCCCTGAGCACATTGTTAACTGGGCTTTTGCCTCTGAAGACTGGCACGCCCCTAAAGCTACTAATGACTTACGTGTTGATGGACAATTCTCCACCACTATGGCCGCCAAAGATGGTAGTTTCAGCTTTGATTTTGGCGGTGTTTACACAGCCGTGATTGAGCATAAGCTGATCGAATACACACTGGGTGATGGCAGAAAAGTAAAAGTCACTTTCACTAGCCAGGGCAATGAGACCAAAGTGGTGGAAACATTTGAAGCAGAAGACACACACTCCATAGAAATGCAACGGGGCGGCTGGCAGGCTATCCTGGATAATTTTAAGAAGTATACGGAGACTAAGTAAGGAATAAGGAGTTAGGTATTAGCTGTTAGGTGTTGGCATTTTAGCTGATAAAACTTGGCAATTCATACATAAGTTATAAAAAGGAGAGGACGTTGGTCTCTCCTTTTTTCTTTACACCTGCTCCAGGCATAATTTTGCGCAAAGGGCAAACATGCACAGCAAAAAATTCTATGACAGCAAGAATCTTACAATGGTTCAAAGGTGTAAACAACCCTTAACTTATTGTCATCCGGTCTGAGAAACCCTTTGTAAAAATCGTACCATCCGTCGGTAGGTCCTCCCTGCCCCTGATTCAGGTGTACTTTAAACTGCCCCTTTTCATAACAATACGCATCAACAATTACAGAGTGTCCAAAATCCTTCAGATTGGCAAAGTGTAAATAAACAGGCCTTTTGTTATTCAACTCCTCGTATATGATCGCTTCCAGTTTGCCCTGAGTATAGGGCAAAACATTCTTCCAGGAGATATATCTTTTAACCCTGGCCCTGAAGTGGCTTTCAAATAATGTTGGCGATGGAAGCTTATCCATATTGTTACCCGTTCCAAAGTCCTTTTTGATGACCAGGGCGGCATAATAATTATACTTTGAGAGTTGCTCAATGACAGGCTTGGGTGTTGTGCTGTCTATCTGTGGAGCAAACAGGCTGAGGTCAAACCTGAAACCATCCAGGTCTTCATTAATATGAAACCCTTTGGAGGAGGTGTACACTACTTTCCCATGGGGTACAAGCTTATGGTAGTAGGCGAGCTGGGCCAGGGCTGTACCCCAACAACCAATTCTTGAACTATCGGGCGTGCAAAGCTGGAACCCACCCATTTGCTGCCAATGGGTAGTGGTGAGGCCCTGATCGTTGGCCGTACAAGCTGATCTATCGGGGAAAAAGAAAAGAGAGGTGCTGAGCAATAGGTATACTGCCAGGCTAAGAGCCAGGATCACAGCTGTAATTTTCAAGGCTTTCTTCATTCGTTTTTTTCCAAAATAACAGCCTGCCTGAAAGCTGTTATTCTCAAAATACGTTTTGAGCGTACTTTTTATTCGTCTGCTGCCGGTGCATAATCTAATTATAATGCAACCAGTTATGCATCAGGAAATTGTTGATGGAAGTATTCTTTGGGAGAAACACCGACACTTGCTTTGAAAATCCTGTAAAAGCTGGCTTCCGAGTTAAAACCGCATTCATAGGCTATACCGAGAATAGAGAACCGGCTGGAGCGGGGATCACGCAACCTGGCTTTTACTTCTTCTACCCGGTAGTCATTGATAAGGTTCCGGAAAGTTTTCCGAAAGGAGTGGTTGATCACTGCCGATACAATGGCAACAGGCATATTGACCTCTTTGGCCAGTTTCTGCACACTCAGCTCAGGATCAAGGTAGAGCTTCCTGGCCTCCAGGGCTTCCAGAATGGCATGGTGTGCGCGCTTGCTTTTGCCCTCCGTAAGCTGCATTCCTTTGACAGTAACGTCAACAGGTAATTCTTCTGTAACATCTGGTAATGTACTGTCTGCTATGGGTGCCTGGGCCAGAACAGTCATTTGCTTATCCTGCAGGAGATAACCCCTGAAGCCCAGGTAATAGATCAATACAGACAAGTATCCAAAGAATAGTTGCCAGTGAATAAAATACCGTCCGCCGTATTGAAAAAACCGGTCCAGTATGATACTGACTGCCAATGCAGCAATCAAAACTCCCAATAAAAACAGCGTGTTCTTTAACCATGAATAGATGGGATATCCGGTATCAGAAATATTGTTGTTGAGCCAACGCCTGTAGCGCACAACGAGGCGCAGGGAAAGTACCCAATATACCAGGGCCAACACGATAGAAAGAATATCTTCCGTTTCTTTTACCTCATTGAAGTAAAGACGATTGGCAATAACATCTTTAGCTGCCAGGTCCTTCACCGGGAGTACAACAATGTACACGCCTATTGAATAGGCCAGGGATATGGCAAAAGGAATGAAGTGAAGCGCATGCTTCTTGCTCAGCTTTAGCCCAGGCTGTGTGAGCGACAAGGTGTAGAGCCAAAGCAAGGGTTGTATGGCCAGGTCAAATGCAAGTGGCAAATACCGGAAGGCCTGGGTTTGCCAAAGCCCGGTGGTGTGTATCAGTATTTTTATACACAGGCAATTAAAGACAACGATAACAAAAGATAAAAGGAGCTTGTTGAGGTTACGTATTTTGTGAAGCCATATCAATCCCGCAATTACAGCTCCCTGAACGATGCCTATCAGGACCAATACTTCGAAAATGGTAAAGCGCCATTTCAATGGTTACTTATTTAGCTCCTGCTTTATCTGGGCGAGCTGTTCTTCATAATCGCCTTCTGCCTGGGCATCCGGGTCGTCTTCATCCAGGTAACTGCTATTGACTTCCCGGGAAGCTTCATTGGCTTCTGTCAGTAATTGCAGGGCCAGTTCGAGGTTTTTGGCTACCCCTGTGCCTTCATAGTAACAGAAGGCCAGGTCACTTTTAGCAGCGGTATATCCCAGTTCACTTGCTTGCTGGGTAAGCGTGAATGCACGTACAGGATCGGGTTCTATTCCATCGATACCTGTTCTATAAATAGCGCCTTCTTTCCACCAGGCCCAGGCTGCATTGATATTGTATTGCTGCATGAGGTGCAGCTTTTCCAGCGCCAGGGCTATTTTAGCCGGGTATTCATCGATGATGAAATCAGCCAATTCTTTCAGGTCCGCTGTTTCGCCGCCTTCAATGGCCAGGGTACGCCATTTTATGACCTCATCTTTTTCGCTGGTATTGAAATAATAATGATTGGCCAGTTCGTGACAGGCCCTTGCATCGCCTTTTTCGGCGAGGTCCTTAAACAATTGCTGGCTCACCTGGTCGATCTCTTCGGAACCGCGCTCGTCATATACCGCCAGGGCCAGTTCAAGCGCTATCCAATAGAGACTACCCGGGCATTCGGCATATTGATCAATAAGCGGTTGGTATTCCTTTATCTTCCCCTCCCTCATTTTGGAGGTGATCTTGTAGATATCTTTTTTGTTCAGGAGTTCACTCAATGAAAAGTTGTTCAAGGCAGTGCCCCTTTCGTCGATCAAAAAGATAGGGGTCTGTATGGTAAGGGGATCATTCGCCAGCCTGTACAGGAATTGCTGATGGGCATTGGAGGCCAGGGAAATAAATTGCCTTCCCAGCACCTCTTTTTCGTGTTGTTGCGCCGGATCAAATGTCCAAACATCAATACCGTCATCTACTGAGACCGCATTCCCTCCCTGTATTGCTGTAATTATTTCCTTCATTTTGGCCTGATCTACCATAAAGCGTTGTATAGAAGTTAAATATAGTAGCCTTATGGTAAAAAACCTCCGTTTATTATTTTTTTGGCGCTATTATCTTTTAAGGTCGCCGGCCCTGCTTAGGCTGGCTCCCCTCCACCAGGCCATTTATATTGATTAGTAAGGCAATTAAGCTGATTAGCGTTCTCTATAGAGCTTGTATCTTTCGGGCAACGACTATTACTTCATATGAATATATATACAGCCCTGACAGTGTTTGCCATTACCGGCTTTTGTTTTTCAGCCAATGCCCGGCAAAAAGCCGTGACGGACCCCTGCGCTATTACTATGCGTGCACATGCTACGCATATTGCCTCCGTGGAACGGGAATCCATCACCGTGATCAATGGCAGTACCTATTCTTTTACCGTAGATACGCCGGAAGACCAGGGGCTGGTATCCACTGTACCGGATGTAACACAGTTACTGCAACAAATAAGGCCGCAAGGCAACAACACCCAACAATATGAGGTACTAACCAGCGACGGTATGGTCAAAAAGGAAGGCAGAATTGCCAATGGTGACAAACTGGTAGTCACTACGCGCGATGGAAAACATACAAAAAGGTATTCCCTCCGCTTACAGGCCTTTGCACTGAATGGGCGCCTGGTGCTGGATCAACACACACTTACGCTTAATACGCCGGCCAACCTGGTATTGTACTATACAGCCGGGCAAAGAAGCCCCGATGCCAGCGTACGCATTCTGGTACCGGCGGGTATCAACGTGACGATGGATAATACAACAGTGAACGTGATTGGCCGTGGGGATGTATTGCTGAAAGACCTGGCTACCCAATCCATTGGCCGGGTGGGAACAAATTATTCCTATTCCAAAGTAGGAGATGTAACGATCACCAAAGCTGCTGACGGTGGTACTGTAGTTCAATTCAATCACCTGGACCTGCGGCCGGCCAATGGCGCCGACCTGCGGCTGGTGATCCGCGATGTGGTGCTGACAAAGGCCGGGACTTACCGGTTTCAGGCCAACTATACCACCGCCAGTCCTGCCGTACTAACGAGCGCCGGCACACTCAGCGAGTCGGCCACGCTCACAACCACCAATACGATCACCAGTTTTGAAAGAGTGATCGCAAAAGGGGCAGCCTTTTCAGACGCGCCCGGCACTTACACTTCCCTGCAATTCACCTGGCGCTCAAACAATCCAGGCGCCGCCATTCAACTGATGCAATCGGGTGACCAGGGGAAAAGCTGGAAGGTCTCCAAAGCAACGATCGATGCACGGAAAGGGCAGGCTGCTATCACCGGCCTGGCCGGCAATCAGCTATACAGTTTCCGCTTACAGGTAAAAGACGGCGAGCATAAAGGATTTTCCAACACCATTCGCTTTTATTCGGGTAAAATGGACATCAAAGGTTTTGGCGTAAGCGGTGAAGACAAGCAGGATAACACAGAAATTATTAATAAAGCCATTGACTCATTGTACCGACTGGGCGGAGGTGTACTGCTTTTCAGCAAGGGTACTTATTCGGTACGCACCGTACACCTCAAAAGCAATGTATGGTTATACATCGACAAAGAGGCTACCCTGAAGGCTCTTAAAGGAACGGATGCACCGGAAAGCACCTGGTTCAGCGACCGGAAATATCGTTCCGGTCTCTCTCCTACCGACCCCGGCCCGTATGCTGATCCGGAGAATTACATGACGAAACAAGATGTAGGCCACCATTATTTCAGGAATGGGATGTTCTTTGCAGAAAGAGAAGACAATATCAAGATCATTGGCAACGGGCATATCACGGGCGATGGTAATTTGGTAACAGGCGATAAGGTGATGAGCAATGCACCGGATAACCGCGGCGACAAAATGTTTGTATTTAAGTTATGTACCAATATTGAGATCGGGGGATTGCAACGCACCGAAGACCTCTGGTACGATGCAGAAAAAGACGAACCCTATTATATTAAGAAAGATGGCAGTAAGGATGCTGACATCAGTAATATGCTGCAAATCGACCGCGCCGGGCATTTTGTATTATTGGCTACGGGAACAGACGGTATTTATGTACACAACAGTTATTTCTCCAGGGCGCACCAGGGCAATGTGCGCGATATTTATGACTTCATGGGCTGCAACAATGTAACAGCCACGAATATCTATTGTAAGGTAAGTTCTGATGATATTATTAAGCCAGGGTCAGATTGCTCATTGGGTTTTACACGTCCAGCCAGTCATTATATGGTACGTAACATTATTGGCGATACCAACTGCAACCTGTTCCAGATAGGATCAGAAACGGCTGATGATATTATGGACCTGCATGTAGACAATATCTATGTACTGGGGGCCAATAAAGCAGGCTTCTCTATTTCCACCAATGATGGCGCACACATCAAGGATGTGCACCTCAACTGTGGACATACGGGGCCTATCCACTCACGTTCTAAAATGTACCGGGCTACTACACCTTTCTTTATTTCCATTTCCAACCGGGGGCGCATCCTCGGGGCCAATGTAGGCAAGTATGCTTTTACCGATCATGGGGATAAGCACAATGAGCTGCTGGTGAAGAATGT encodes:
- a CDS encoding helix-turn-helix domain-containing protein — its product is MKWRFTIFEVLVLIGIVQGAVIAGLIWLHKIRNLNKLLLSFVIVVFNCLCIKILIHTTGLWQTQAFRYLPLAFDLAIQPLLWLYTLSLTQPGLKLSKKHALHFIPFAISLAYSIGVYIVVLPVKDLAAKDVIANRLYFNEVKETEDILSIVLALVYWVLSLRLVVRYRRWLNNNISDTGYPIYSWLKNTLFLLGVLIAALAVSIILDRFFQYGGRYFIHWQLFFGYLSVLIYYLGFRGYLLQDKQMTVLAQAPIADSTLPDVTEELPVDVTVKGMQLTEGKSKRAHHAILEALEARKLYLDPELSVQKLAKEVNMPVAIVSAVINHSFRKTFRNLINDYRVEEVKARLRDPRSSRFSILGIAYECGFNSEASFYRIFKASVGVSPKEYFHQQFPDA
- a CDS encoding tetratricopeptide repeat protein; translated protein: MVDQAKMKEIITAIQGGNAVSVDDGIDVWTFDPAQQHEKEVLGRQFISLASNAHQQFLYRLANDPLTIQTPIFLIDERGTALNNFSLSELLNKKDIYKITSKMREGKIKEYQPLIDQYAECPGSLYWIALELALAVYDERGSEEIDQVSQQLFKDLAEKGDARACHELANHYYFNTSEKDEVIKWRTLAIEGGETADLKELADFIIDEYPAKIALALEKLHLMQQYNINAAWAWWKEGAIYRTGIDGIEPDPVRAFTLTQQASELGYTAAKSDLAFCYYEGTGVAKNLELALQLLTEANEASREVNSSYLDEDDPDAQAEGDYEEQLAQIKQELNK
- a CDS encoding endopygalactorunase codes for the protein MNIYTALTVFAITGFCFSANARQKAVTDPCAITMRAHATHIASVERESITVINGSTYSFTVDTPEDQGLVSTVPDVTQLLQQIRPQGNNTQQYEVLTSDGMVKKEGRIANGDKLVVTTRDGKHTKRYSLRLQAFALNGRLVLDQHTLTLNTPANLVLYYTAGQRSPDASVRILVPAGINVTMDNTTVNVIGRGDVLLKDLATQSIGRVGTNYSYSKVGDVTITKAADGGTVVQFNHLDLRPANGADLRLVIRDVVLTKAGTYRFQANYTTASPAVLTSAGTLSESATLTTTNTITSFERVIAKGAAFSDAPGTYTSLQFTWRSNNPGAAIQLMQSGDQGKSWKVSKATIDARKGQAAITGLAGNQLYSFRLQVKDGEHKGFSNTIRFYSGKMDIKGFGVSGEDKQDNTEIINKAIDSLYRLGGGVLLFSKGTYSVRTVHLKSNVWLYIDKEATLKALKGTDAPESTWFSDRKYRSGLSPTDPGPYADPENYMTKQDVGHHYFRNGMFFAEREDNIKIIGNGHITGDGNLVTGDKVMSNAPDNRGDKMFVFKLCTNIEIGGLQRTEDLWYDAEKDEPYYIKKDGSKDADISNMLQIDRAGHFVLLATGTDGIYVHNSYFSRAHQGNVRDIYDFMGCNNVTATNIYCKVSSDDIIKPGSDCSLGFTRPASHYMVRNIIGDTNCNLFQIGSETADDIMDLHVDNIYVLGANKAGFSISTNDGAHIKDVHLNCGHTGPIHSRSKMYRATTPFFISISNRGRILGANVGKYAFTDHGDKHNELLVKNVNIGQVENIIINGIDIFEVYSGSSYSGKRWKPYDGTQKRSSPIIAGYKLPGGEDMEGKLDFTLPNGQHTGYINNVVFNDVHVLVKGGNPLSDTAQVSPELGVGQYNVTNLKVQPSFGLWARHVKALSVNVCSFNYEQPDGRYAIYLEDVLGAKFSGIKMMRGKDNEAVIKLKEAKDVFVDGAVYYNTMWGNTPVELPRISYTSGNSTTSFPDKGK